The DNA window TTTTAAAGGAATATCTCAGGCCAGAAGCCCAGAATATGTGTACAATCAAATTAAAATTGGATCATGTAATGATGGCTCTTATATAAGCGATGCATTGAATCTCATTAAAAACCAAGGTGTTTGTAGCATTACTGAGATGCCATATAACGATACGAACTGCTCAGTGCAGCCAAGCGCATCTCAGAAAAATGCTGCAAGTACCCATAAATTTACAAGCTGGGCAACAGTAGATAATACTAATATTGCCAATGTGAAAACCCTATTAAGCATGAATCTTCCTATTATTATTGGCATTCCTGTAGACCAGGCTTTTTGGAATATTGGAAATACGGGATGGATTTGGAAAAAACGCTCTGGCCGGGTGGATGGAGGCCATGCTGTTTGTGTAATAGGATATGATGATAACAAGCAAGCATTTAAAGTTCAGAACTCCTGGGGTGCAGGTTGGGGATCAAATGGTTATTTTTGGATTGATTATTCATTTTTTGCAAAATCCAGATTTAATACTGCAGCAAGAGCTATAAGTGAGAGCTATGTGGCCTATGTAGAGTAATAGCCTGCCGTAGGATGTATTTACAGTTATAATTTGTTATAAAAATTACTATTTATTAATGACCGGAAGTTCCGGTCATTTTTACTAGATGCCAATAACTTAGAAGTATCATAAGTTTATTCTTTTTACTAGAAATATTTTTTTAGAATTGCCTGATCTTATCAGGAACACAAGATGAATAAGTTTTTAAATTCAATGAATATCAATTGTTTGAAATTTTGTAATAGCTATGTAATAGCCTATTATTAAATAGATGGATTATTAGGGCGTATCATTGTAGATAGAAATTAGTCATAAAACGGGATCCATCACCTTATGTATTCCAATTGTGATCATTTTCAATAAAAGTTTATATTATTTTAATGGCCGGGATTTTCTCGGTCATTTTTATTGTCTGAATATAATTAAAGACGATAGCTGGCTGATACTTTCCAAAAATGCTATTATCATTTGAATAAATTTTATAATACTCTCTATTTGTTTAGCATATAATGAATTCGGTAACCAATGCAGTGTGGATAAATGATAAGTTAATTTTTCAAGTTGTTGCTTTAAAATAGGGTTATTGGAAACAAGGGTAGTTGTTATTTAAGTGACTGAAATGTAGTTGTTTGAAATTATGTAATAGCCTTGTAATAGCCCATTGTACTATACACAGGTTATTTAAATGGTATCATTGCATCATGCAATACATAATTGGCTTCTTTTATTAATATTTTATATTCATATAGCTAATTAGAACAACATTATACATGAGTTGATCCCCATATTAGTCATTATGATAAGTGGTTCAATATAATTCGAAATACGGAATAATCTACGATGATTCAATCTCTATAACGCAAATAATAAAAATTTTATGAAAAAAAGAACAAGTATTTGTATTTCTGTACTATTTTCTGGTGCAGTAT is part of the Chryseobacterium paludis genome and encodes:
- a CDS encoding C1 family peptidase — translated: MKNFKIIIAALGLLTFAACERSEENLNSAAPSQEDKKSFKLGARFVDENVYKTFKTADMEYLSLKFKGKNSASVAALIPASYTIASSAIGNQGGEGSCVGWATAYAATSSLEYNFKGISQARSPEYVYNQIKIGSCNDGSYISDALNLIKNQGVCSITEMPYNDTNCSVQPSASQKNAASTHKFTSWATVDNTNIANVKTLLSMNLPIIIGIPVDQAFWNIGNTGWIWKKRSGRVDGGHAVCVIGYDDNKQAFKVQNSWGAGWGSNGYFWIDYSFFAKSRFNTAARAISESYVAYVE